CTTTTATTTTATAGTTATAATCTTGAGGATTGTTTATAATTGCTTTAGATATCATTAGACCTGTTTTGGATATTAATTTATCTATTTCTTTTAATCTAGGGATTTTTGAATAAACTTCATTTTTTCTTAGTTTTTGTTCATATAATGCTTTATCTCTTTTTTTTTCGTACTCTCTTAAAATTTCATTAATTATACTATTATTCATAAATACCCTCCTCAAATAGGGAAATTAAGTATTATTAGTTTTCTTTTCAAAAATTTTTCTTACGATATTGTCTAGTTCATCTGAAGTATATTTAGAAGTTCTTTGCTCGAAATTATGGAATTTAGTTGTGACTTTATTTTGGTTTGCAGATTTTTGATTAGTTTTTGGCTTGTCTTTTTGTTCAATTTCATTAACATTTTTAATTCCTTTACTGTACCAGGATGAGAGTATACCATCTATATAATTTATACTTGGATTTGATGTTTTTTTAGTATTTTCGCAGGCTTTTAATACAATATCTAAATCGAAATTCCATTCATCAAACCATTTGTCGATTACTTTTCTTTCTGCTTCACTAGGTGGTCTAAAACTAAAGCCTAAAGCTTTCATGACTCTCTCATAGATTTGGTATCTTTTATCTTTAGTTTCTAAGTATTGTTCTAAAGCTTTTAAATTAGTTATGTTCATATCATACCAGTTTCTTATTATTCCTTCTACATAATTGACATTTTTTTTGTTTCTTCTCTCCACTGAATAAAAGAAGGCTTTAACAATTATTTGAGGATCCATATTATAGTTATAAATCCATTCAAGAATCTTTTTCTTTTCATTAGGCACTAGAGGACGCCTAATTATTTGATTTATTGAATAAAACATATCTTGAATTGTAGTGTTTTTATTTGCTTCAATTAAATCATCTACAGAACAGGAATAGTATGTGTTTTCAGTATGTTTAACAGTTCTGGTTGTTATTGGTTTGTAGTTGTTATTAATATATAACTGTTTCAAGTTTAAAAATTCAACAGCATAGTTGTATTGATCATTTTCTTTAGGATGTTTCTTGATTATACCTTTTTCTTCCCAAAAGTCCCAAGCTTTTAGAACATCTGATAAGGGAATATTCAGATGCTTTGCGATAGTTTCGTTAGTAACTTCAATATTGGTATCTTTATCATTAGCATACTTATATCCTAATAAATATACTTTGACATACGTACCATTAGCCATTGGCATAAAATCATTGATAAAAATATTTTCAATTGGGGTATCTCCTAAGTCTATATTGGTAATTTCTTTATAAAAAGACAACATGCTCACCTACCATAAGATTAGTTTTATAAATCCAGACCTTATTGGATTGTGGATAATTTAATAATATAATTTCCGT
This Caloranaerobacter ferrireducens DNA region includes the following protein-coding sequences:
- a CDS encoding DnaD domain-containing protein; its protein translation is MSFYKEITNIDLGDTPIENIFINDFMPMANGTYVKVYLLGYKYANDKDTNIEVTNETIAKHLNIPLSDVLKAWDFWEEKGIIKKHPKENDQYNYAVEFLNLKQLYINNNYKPITTRTVKHTENTYYSCSVDDLIEANKNTTIQDMFYSINQIIRRPLVPNEKKKILEWIYNYNMDPQIIVKAFFYSVERRNKKNVNYVEGIIRNWYDMNITNLKALEQYLETKDKRYQIYERVMKALGFSFRPPSEAERKVIDKWFDEWNFDLDIVLKACENTKKTSNPSINYIDGILSSWYSKGIKNVNEIEQKDKPKTNQKSANQNKVTTKFHNFEQRTSKYTSDELDNIVRKIFEKKTNNT